From the Carya illinoinensis cultivar Pawnee chromosome 4, C.illinoinensisPawnee_v1, whole genome shotgun sequence genome, one window contains:
- the LOC122307513 gene encoding protein BEARSKIN2-like, producing MASSSSGGGVPPGFRFHPTDEELLHYYLKKKVSFQKFDMEVIREVDLNKMEPWDLQERCKIGSTPQNEWYFFSHKDRKYPTGSRTNRATNSGFWKATGRDKCIRNSHKKIGMRKTLVFYRGRAPHGQKTDWIMHEYRLEDSDDPQGNASEDGWVVCRVFKKKNLFKVNGNEGGSGMNSGQQLNNTLNTNQPRTFLHRDNNQYLPRQQHNSGNQPSFEPELALHQYSHMPSSHYSLYQSQPLLPTHKPLGYDYSSLPSETPIMVKQLMTNPRDCESGSDSLRYQACEQGLEVGTCQPPPQLVTGRDHHEGMNEWSMLDRLVTSHIGNHDQESSKEVRFEEDPNTSSAPQINQLSLRGEMDFWGYQK from the exons ATGGCTTCATCATCTAGTGGCGGCGGTGTGCCTCCAGGGTTCCGATTCCACCCAACGGACGAAGAGCTGCTTCACTACTACTTGAAGAAGAAGGTATCGTTTCAGAAGTTTGATATGGAGGTCATTAGAGAGGTGGACTTGAATAAGATGGAGCCTTGGGACTTGCAAg AGAGATGTAAGATTGGGTCAACACCACAAAACGAGTGGTACTTCTTCAGTCACAAGGACAGGAAGTATCCAACAGGATCAAGGACGAATAGAGCGACAAATTCTGGCTTCTGGAAGGCAACGGGGAGGGACAAATGCATTAGAAACAGCCATAAGAAGATAGGTATGAGGAAAACGCTTGTTTTCTACAGAGGTAGAGCTCCCCACGGCCAGAAGACTGACTGGATCATGCATGAATATCGACTTGAAGACAGTGATGATCCTCAAGGAAACGCCAGT GAAGATGGTTGGGTGGTTTGCAGGGTGTTCAAGAAGAAGAATCTATTCAAGGTTAATGGGAATGAAGGAGGCTCTGGCATGAACTCGGGTCAACAGCTCAACAACACGTTGAACACCAATCAGCCACGCACCTTCCTGCACAGAGACAACAACCAATACCTCCCACGTCAACAACACAACAGCGGTAACCAACCAAGCTTTGAGCCTGAACTAGCACTCCATCAATACTCCCACATGCCATCCTCTCACTACTCGCTTTACCAATCCCAACCCCTTCTTCCTACCCACAAGCCCCTGGGTTATGACTACTCGAGCCTCCCTTCGGAGACACCCATCATGGTCAAGCAGCTCATGACAAACCCTAGAGATTGTGAGAGTGGCAGTGACAGCCTCCGGTACCAAGCTTGTGAGCAGGGCTTAGAGGTCGGCACGTGTCAGCCGCCTCCACAATTGGTAACAGGAAGAGATCATCATGAGGGCATGAATGAATGGTCTATGCTCGACCGGCTTGTCACTTCTCATATTGGAAATCATGATCAAGAATCGTCCAAAGAGGTGAGGTTCGAGGAGGATCCAAACACATCTTCTGCACCCCAAATTAATCAGCTTTCATTGCGCGGAGAGATGGACTTTTGGGGCTATCAGAAATAG
- the LOC122307246 gene encoding uncharacterized protein LOC122307246 translates to MSHFPWNRTVILLLLAVLPLFLPIIITKSKLKEISFARSDQEQYPMAIEICGVKIERNPPQSRLAELGVTAWRTWEGGPSKFPWEFTATETMYLLEGKIKVYVDGHDESFEIGAGDLVVFTKGMKVTWDVTEAVKKHYSLEK, encoded by the exons ATGTCACATTTTCCATGGAATCGAACAGTTATACTACTACTACTAGCGGTTCTCCCTCTTTTTCTTCCCATTATTATTACAAAATCCAAACTAAAGGAAATCAGTTTCGCTCGATCTGATCAAGAACAATATCCCATGGCCATTGAAATATGTGGAGTGAAGATTGAGAGGAATCCTCCCCAGTCCAGACTCGCTGAACTTGGTGTTACGGCATGGCGCAC GTGGGAAGGCGGTCCAAGCAAATTTCCATGGGAATTCACTGCCACAGAGACTATGTATCTGCTGGAGGGGAAAATCAAGGTTTATGTTGATGGACATGACGAATCGTTTGAAATTGGTGCTGGCGATTTGGTCGTGTTCACTAAAGGAATGAAGGTTACTTGGGATGTTACTGAAGCCGTGAAGAAGCACTATAGCTTGGAAAAGTAa
- the LOC122307515 gene encoding protein TRIGALACTOSYLDIACYLGLYCEROL 5, chloroplastic translates to MRDQGGELKGLAWKLPHVNSKQLGKLGPAFGLGAGCGLGFGIGLLGGVGLGPGIPGLQVGIGFGAGCGIGLGFGYGAGRGIALDENGRHSNVGHLSHGSMNFPSQDEIGALVDELVINTKKLIRATSREVDKWRR, encoded by the exons ATGAGAGATCAGGGAGGAGAGCTTAAGGGTTTGGCCTGGAAGCTTCCGCATGTCAACTCGAAGCAACTGGGTAAGCTGGGCCCCGCTTTCGGCCTCGGCGCTGGCTGCGGTCTTGGTTTCGGCATCGGTCTTCTCGGTG GTGTAGGATTGGGTCCTGGGATACCCGGCTTACAAGTTGGCATTGGATTTGGTGCTGGATGTGGGATTGGCTTAGGTTTTGGCTATGGTGCGGGGAGGGGCATTGCTTTGGATGAAAACGGGAGACACTCTAATGTTGGGCATCTTTCTCATGGTTCTATGAATTTCCCCTCTCA GGATGAGATTGGTGCACTTGTTGATGAGCTTGTCATTAATACCAAGAAACTTATCCGAGCAACTTCTAGAGAGGTTGACAAGTGGAGAAGATGA
- the LOC122307514 gene encoding chlorophyll a-b binding protein CP26, chloroplastic, which yields MASLAASTAAASLGVSEMLGNPLNFSGAARTSAPTASSPATFKTVALFSKKKAAPPPKSKPASVSPADEELAKWYGPDRRIFLPEGLLDRSEIPEYLTGEVPGDYGYDPFGLSKNPENFSKYQAYELIHARWAMLGAAGFIIPEAFNKFGANCGPEAVWFKTGALLLDGNTLNYFGKNIPINLILAVAAEVVLVGGAEYYRITNGLDLEDKLHPGGPFDPLGLAKDPDQAAILKVKEIKNGRLAMFSMLGFFIQAYVTGEGPVENLAKHLSDPFGNNLLTVIAGSAERAPTL from the exons ATGGCTTCTCTGGCGGCATCCACTGCGGCTGCCTCTCTTGGCGTGTCGGAAATGCTCGGTAACCCTCTCAACTTCAGCGGTGCAGCCAGGACATCAGCTCCAACGGCCTCCAGCCCCGCCACCTTCAAGACTGTTGCTCTCTTCTCCAAGAAGAAGGCGGCACCGCCTCCCAAGTCAAAGCCTGCTTCTGTTTCTCCTGCCGACGAGGAGCTCGCCAAGTGGTATG GTCCTGACAGAAGGATTTTCTTGCCGGAAGGCCTCTTGGATCGGTCCGAGATCCCAGAGTATTTGACCGGAGAAGTTCCTGGAGA TTATGGTTATGATCCTTTTGGGCTTAGCAAGAACCCAGAGAACTTCAGCAA ATATCAGGCATACGAGTTGATTCACGCCCGTTGGGCCATGCTTGGAGCTGCTGGATTCATTATCCCAGAGGCCTTCAACAAATTTGGTGCTAACTGCGGCCCTGAGGCTGTCTGGTTCAAG ACAGGAGCACTACTCCTTGATGGGAACACATTGAATTACTTTGGGAAGAACATCCCCATCAATCTTATTTTAGCTGTCGCTGCTGAGGTTGTTCTCGTTGGCGGTGCAGAATATTACAGAATTACCAATGGCTTG GATTTGGAGGACAAGCTTCACCCAGGCGGTCCTTTTGATCCATTGGGGCTTGCAAAGGATCCGGACCAGGCTGCAATTCTGAAGGTGAAGGAGATTAAGAACGGTAGACTTGCAATGTTTTCCATGCTGGGTTTCTTTATTCAAGCTTATGTCACTGGAGAAGGCCCTGTTGAAAACCTTGCAAAGCATCTCAGTGATCCTTTTGGAAACAACTTGCTCACTGTTATTGCTGGATCTGCGGAAAGAGCTCCAACCCtgtga
- the LOC122307262 gene encoding eukaryotic peptide chain release factor subunit 1-3-like encodes MADAHETDRNIEIWKIKKLIKALEAARGNGTSMISLIMPPRDQVSRVTKMLGDEYGTASNIKSRVNRQSVLGAITSAQQRLKLYNKVPPNGLVLYTGTIVTEDGKEKKVTIDFEPFRPINASLYLCDNKFHTEALNELLESDDKFGFIVMDGNGTLFGTLSGNTREVLHKFSVDLPKKHGRGGQSALRFARLRMEKRHNYVRKTAELATQFFINPATSQPNVAGLILAGSADFKTELSQSDMFDPRLQAKILNVVDVSYGGENGFNQAIELSSEILSNVKFIQEKRLIGKYFEEISQDTGKYVFGVDDTLKALEMGAVELLIVWENLDINRYMLKNSTTGEIIIKHLNKEQEADQSNFRDSVSSAELEVQEKLSLLEWFANEYRKFGCTLEFVTNKSQEGSQFCRGFGGIGGILRYQLDIRSFDELSDEEVYDDSE; translated from the coding sequence ATGGCAGATGCTCACGAGACTGATAGAAACATTGAGATATGGAAGATCAAGAAATTGATAAAAGCACTGGAAGCTGCTAGAGGCAATGGAACCAGCATGATTTCTCTTATCATGCCTCCACGTGATCAAGTATCTCGCGTTACCAAGATGCTGGGTGATGAATATGGAACTGCTTCAAACATTAAAAGCAGGGTGAATCGTCAGTCTGTGCTTGGTGCAATTACTTCTGCTCAGCAAAGGCTTAAGCTTTACAACAAGGTTCCTCCCAATGGGCTTGTGCTTTATACAGGAACAATTGTAACTGAAGATGGAAAGGAGAAGAAGGTCACAATTGATTTTGAGCCATTTAGGCCCATTAATGCTTCTCTTTATCTCTGTGACAACAAATTTCACACAGAAGCGCTGAATGAACTTCTAGAATCTGATGACAAGTTTGGTTTTATTGTCATGGATGGTAATGGGACCCTTTTTGGTACTTTAAGTGGTAATACCAGAGAAGTACTTCATAAATTTAGCGTTGACCTCCCAAAGAAGCATGGAAGAGGAGGGCAATCAGCTCTGCGATTTGCTCGTCTTCGAATGGAGAAGCGCCACAACTACGTTAGGAAGACAGCAGAGCTTGCTACTCAGTTTTTTATCAATCCTGCCACCAGCCAGCCCAATGTTGCAGGATTGATACTGGCTGGGTCAGCTGACTTCAAAACTGAGCTCAGTCAGTCAGACATGTTTGATCCCCGCCTTCAAGCCAAAATATTAAACGTGGTAGATGTTTCTTACGGAGGGGAGAATGGTTTCAATCAAGCTATTGAGCTGTCATCCGAGATCCTGTCTAATGTGAAGTTTATTCAGGAGAAGCGTTTAATAGGAAAATACTTCGAGGAGATTAGCCAGGACACTGGGAAGTACGTTTTTGGTGTAGATGACACACTGAAAGCTTTGGAGATGGGTGCCGTTGAGTTGCTTATTGTATGGGAAAATCTGGATATAAATAGGTACATGCTGAAGAATAGCACAACTGGGGAGATTATCATAAAACACTTGAACAAGGAACAGGAGGCAGATCAGAGCAACTTTCGAGATTCTGTCAGCTCTGCTGAATTGGAGGTTCAGGAGAAGTTATCTTTGCTCGAGTGGTTTGCTAACGAATACAGGAAGTTTGGTTGCACACTTGAGTTTGTGACGAACAAATCTCAAGAGGGATCTCAGTTCTGCAGAGGTTTTGGTGGTATTGGTGGAATCCTGCGTTACCAGCTTGACATAAGATCATTTGATGAGCTCTCTGATGAAGAAGTTTATGATGACTCTGAATAG